Proteins encoded by one window of Vampirovibrionales bacterium:
- a CDS encoding efflux RND transporter permease subunit — translation MWLSEISIRRPVLAIVLSTVLVLFGIVGFSRLSVREYPDIDPPVVSVNTFYAGASPEVIENSVTEPLEEEIISIEGIKTLASRSGEGFSNIIVEFELNRDINVAAQDVRDRVFRARGRLPDGIEEPVIYKQDSDAQPIVWLVLSGDRYSQLQLSDYGRRFILDQLQTLPGVGRVIIGGEREYAMRLWLEPAAMASRGVTVSDIQKALNEQSVELPSGRIEGQYREFTIRTMGELKTPEAFNRLVLKTIDGQPVYLRDIGRAEIGARDDRSLLRMNGKTAVGFGIVKQSKANTLDVADAAKAKMALISKTLPSGMTMGVAYDSSRFIAQSLNEVKESLLLSIVLVVLVIYLFLGSFRSTLIPAIAIPVSLMATFFVMYALGYSINTLTLLALTLAIGLVVDDAIVVLENIVRHIEAGEPPMLAAVRGIREIAFAVIATTLVLVAIFVPIAFMTGAVGRLFSEFAIALAGSVLISGFVSLSLSPMMCARLLKNKHSDTAAHRLTQGFRRGVDRARSVYASALSWGMDRKGLILAGAGVAIALTAICYLFIPKEFLPKEDRGFILTFIKAPEGATLAYTDRAARQAEAVYRRTPEVLRATTVLAFGRDTIGAVNEGIMFITLKDKERGERQRSSDAILQEIMPQMMSIPEAFVFPITPPSGPTSVGADPIQLVMQGYDLQELAQASAKMEAAAKKIFGLYKVESNLKLNKPELRLEVDRERASSLGVSVRDLSQTLQVLMGGLDLSTFEINKKRYKVMVQAPKDARSLPQQLETIYVKGRNDQLVPLMNAVTAQETVAPKDINHYGRLRAATLSAGLLPIPGVSMGAVMDKLEAEAQRILPPGMSIAWAGESREMRLASSATTFAFVLAMLVVFLVLAAQFESFLDPLIVMLTVPLAVSGAFITLYLFGASFNTYSQIGMILLVGLVTKNGILIVEYANTLRKTNPTYSAAQAAAEACAIRFRPIVMTAVATIFGAAPLALGLGAGAQSRQSLGLSVIGGMALATFLTLFVIPVAYALLKRKPPLPEAASFE, via the coding sequence ATGTGGCTCTCTGAGATTTCGATTCGACGGCCGGTTCTGGCCATTGTGCTTTCAACGGTGCTGGTGCTGTTCGGGATTGTCGGTTTTTCGCGGCTTTCTGTTCGTGAGTACCCGGACATTGATCCGCCCGTGGTGTCCGTCAACACGTTTTACGCGGGCGCAAGCCCGGAAGTCATTGAAAACAGCGTCACCGAGCCGCTCGAAGAAGAAATCATCAGCATTGAGGGGATCAAGACGCTGGCCTCGCGCAGTGGCGAGGGCTTTAGCAATATCATCGTGGAATTTGAGCTTAACCGCGATATCAATGTGGCGGCTCAGGACGTGCGCGATCGCGTGTTCCGTGCGCGCGGACGCCTGCCCGATGGCATCGAAGAGCCGGTGATTTATAAACAGGATTCCGACGCGCAACCCATTGTGTGGCTGGTTCTCAGCGGCGATCGTTATAGCCAGCTGCAGCTCAGCGACTACGGTCGGCGCTTTATCCTCGATCAGCTTCAGACCTTGCCCGGCGTGGGCCGCGTGATTATCGGCGGCGAGCGCGAATATGCCATGCGCCTGTGGCTGGAACCCGCGGCCATGGCTTCTCGCGGCGTGACTGTAAGCGATATCCAAAAGGCCCTGAATGAACAAAGCGTCGAACTGCCGTCCGGGCGCATTGAAGGCCAGTATCGCGAATTTACGATTCGCACGATGGGCGAACTCAAGACGCCGGAAGCCTTTAACCGCCTGGTGCTGAAAACTATCGACGGCCAGCCGGTGTATCTGCGCGACATTGGCCGTGCGGAAATCGGCGCGCGTGACGACCGCTCGCTGTTGCGGATGAATGGCAAAACCGCCGTGGGCTTCGGCATCGTCAAGCAATCCAAGGCCAATACGCTGGACGTGGCCGACGCCGCCAAGGCGAAAATGGCGCTTATCTCCAAAACCCTGCCGTCTGGAATGACCATGGGCGTAGCGTACGATTCGTCGCGCTTTATTGCGCAATCGCTCAATGAGGTGAAAGAATCGCTGCTGTTATCGATCGTGCTGGTGGTTCTGGTTATTTACCTCTTTCTGGGCAGCTTTCGCTCGACGCTGATTCCGGCCATCGCGATTCCGGTGTCGTTGATGGCGACGTTCTTTGTCATGTACGCGCTGGGCTATTCGATCAATACGCTGACGCTGTTGGCGCTCACGCTAGCGATTGGCCTCGTGGTCGATGACGCTATCGTCGTCCTGGAAAACATCGTGCGCCATATCGAGGCGGGCGAGCCGCCGATGCTGGCCGCCGTGCGCGGCATTCGCGAGATTGCTTTCGCCGTCATCGCTACGACGCTGGTACTGGTGGCTATTTTCGTGCCGATTGCCTTTATGACAGGGGCGGTCGGTCGCCTGTTTTCCGAATTCGCGATTGCGCTGGCCGGATCGGTGCTGATCTCCGGCTTCGTTTCGCTGAGTCTGTCACCGATGATGTGCGCGCGCCTGTTAAAAAACAAGCACAGCGACACCGCCGCGCATCGCCTGACCCAAGGCTTTCGACGCGGAGTCGACCGCGCGCGCAGCGTGTATGCATCGGCCTTGTCGTGGGGGATGGATCGAAAAGGCCTGATTCTAGCTGGCGCGGGGGTGGCCATTGCGCTCACGGCCATTTGCTACCTGTTTATCCCAAAAGAATTCCTTCCAAAAGAAGACCGGGGTTTCATTCTCACGTTTATTAAAGCCCCCGAAGGCGCGACGCTGGCCTATACGGATCGCGCGGCGCGACAGGCCGAAGCCGTGTATCGCCGCACGCCGGAAGTCCTGCGCGCCACGACCGTTCTGGCTTTCGGTCGCGACACCATTGGCGCGGTCAACGAGGGTATTATGTTCATCACCCTCAAAGACAAGGAGCGCGGCGAGCGGCAGCGATCCAGCGATGCGATATTGCAGGAAATCATGCCGCAGATGATGAGCATTCCCGAAGCGTTCGTGTTCCCTATCACGCCGCCGTCCGGTCCTACCAGCGTGGGCGCGGACCCGATTCAACTGGTGATGCAGGGCTACGACTTGCAGGAACTGGCGCAAGCGTCGGCGAAAATGGAAGCGGCGGCCAAAAAAATCTTTGGGCTGTATAAGGTCGAAAGCAATCTCAAACTGAACAAGCCCGAACTGCGACTGGAAGTCGACCGCGAACGCGCCTCCTCTCTGGGCGTTTCGGTTCGTGATCTGTCGCAGACGCTTCAGGTCTTGATGGGCGGCCTGGATCTGTCTACTTTTGAGATCAATAAAAAGCGTTATAAAGTGATGGTTCAGGCCCCGAAAGACGCCAGAAGCCTGCCGCAACAGCTGGAAACCATCTATGTCAAAGGCCGTAACGACCAGCTCGTGCCGCTCATGAATGCTGTTACCGCGCAAGAAACCGTCGCGCCCAAAGATATTAACCATTACGGACGCCTGCGCGCCGCCACGCTGAGCGCGGGGCTGTTGCCGATTCCCGGCGTGTCGATGGGCGCCGTGATGGATAAGCTCGAAGCCGAAGCCCAGCGCATTTTGCCGCCCGGCATGAGCATTGCCTGGGCAGGCGAGAGCCGCGAAATGCGTCTGGCCAGCTCGGCCACCACGTTTGCCTTCGTACTGGCCATGCTGGTGGTGTTTCTGGTGCTGGCGGCGCAGTTTGAGAGCTTCCTCGACCCGCTGATCGTGATGCTGACAGTGCCGCTGGCCGTTAGCGGGGCGTTCATCACGTTATATTTATTCGGCGCCAGTTTTAACACCTACAGCCAGATTGGCATGATTTTGCTGGTCGGGCTCGTGACGAAAAACGGGATTCTGATTGTGGAATACGCCAATACGCTGCGCAAAACCAACCCGACTTACTCGGCGGCGCAAGCGGCGGCCGAAGCCTGCGCCATTCGGTTCCGGCCTATCGTCATGACGGCTGTCGCCACGATTTTCGGGGCTGCGCCTTTGGCGCTGGGCTTGGGCGCGGGCGCGCAAAGCCGACAATCGCTCGGACTGTCGGTGATCGGCGGGATGGCGCTGGCCACGTTCCTGACCCTGTTTGTGATCCCCGTCGCCTATGCCCTGCTTAAGCGTAAACCCCCTCTTCCAGAGGCGGCGTCGTTTGAGTAG
- the sppA gene encoding signal peptide peptidase SppA, with the protein MTASPRWISLGLLGVCLLALLIGLLTALQGGLATQGGLNSDKNAHKGAQLLSPLKGPSLMAIDLSGPIIMSTEDNGLFSKGDSNAVTARKGLEEALEDDSVKGVLLAINSPGGTVGMSQELNRAVRRLAERKPVVAYMGDMAASGGYYAACGATKIMANPGTLTGSIGVILSTLNFKTLMQDKLGVRAYTIKSGRYKDLLNPYREMTDDERALIQALIDASYQQFLTAVIEGRTAALSDDAVKRARAASIRAVADGRVLIGAQAQKAGLVDALGDVSDAQALLTRLAQTRFHLPDSEKLPIKEYSRRGTLADWIGLKREGAAQGGDALGALSAALPLSLRYPGQPLWIAE; encoded by the coding sequence ATGACCGCTTCTCCCCGCTGGATTTCGCTTGGACTGCTGGGTGTGTGCCTGCTGGCCCTTTTAATCGGCTTGTTGACAGCGCTTCAGGGCGGTCTGGCCACTCAAGGCGGCCTGAACAGCGATAAGAACGCCCATAAAGGCGCTCAATTGCTCTCTCCTCTCAAGGGGCCCTCGCTGATGGCGATTGACCTGTCCGGGCCGATTATCATGTCGACCGAAGATAACGGCCTGTTCAGCAAGGGCGATTCCAACGCCGTCACCGCGCGCAAGGGGCTTGAGGAAGCGCTTGAAGATGATTCGGTCAAAGGCGTCTTGCTGGCCATTAATTCTCCCGGCGGCACGGTGGGCATGAGCCAGGAGCTGAATCGCGCCGTACGGCGTCTGGCAGAACGCAAGCCCGTGGTGGCGTATATGGGCGATATGGCGGCCAGCGGCGGGTATTACGCCGCCTGCGGAGCCACGAAGATCATGGCCAATCCCGGCACCCTTACCGGCTCGATCGGCGTGATTCTCTCGACGCTGAATTTCAAAACCCTGATGCAGGATAAGCTGGGCGTAAGGGCGTACACCATCAAGAGCGGACGCTACAAAGATCTGTTGAACCCTTACCGCGAGATGACCGACGACGAGCGGGCCCTGATTCAAGCGTTGATTGACGCCAGCTATCAGCAGTTTTTAACCGCCGTGATTGAAGGCCGCACGGCGGCGCTGTCCGATGATGCCGTCAAGCGCGCGCGCGCAGCGTCGATTCGCGCGGTGGCCGATGGTCGCGTTTTGATTGGCGCCCAGGCCCAAAAAGCAGGCCTTGTAGACGCGCTCGGCGACGTCAGCGACGCACAGGCGCTGTTAACGCGTTTGGCGCAGACGCGTTTTCATCTGCCGGACAGCGAAAAGCTTCCCATCAAAGAATATTCCCGGCGCGGGACGCTGGCCGACTGGATCGGCCTCAAGCGTGAAGGCGCGGCGCAGGGAGGCGACGCCCTCGGCGCGCTGAGCGCGGCTCTCCCCCTGAGCTTGCGGTATCCAGGCCAGCCGCTGTGGATTGCGGAGTAA
- a CDS encoding efflux RND transporter periplasmic adaptor subunit: MSRGVFWFWLILVVITVAVLATIAFRFLGGGGGFDPSKVPQPVQTARVSPRAWDITYTAQGSIEADNRVDLNAETPGTVARIAFVEGQPIVKGQPLIYLRADKQAAQSAEALAGAQAAQTAIISRDADLRASRANLEAARAAFALSESEFKRYDALRRQDFISDLELEQKRAAYDSQRARFQAAQDDVSRAQAQVSETRSQQAQARARLGYNRVLSSETIVRAPFSGVVGQKYVDLGDYVMLTEKLATVVDNRRMKIAFDAPERFLPWLKEGRPVAVTVGESSQSPALSARVAFVSPTVNPATHTVLIKAVIEDAGAAALRDGQFARALLTLYNEPQALVIPEQAAVPQGEKFFVYVAKGDRAQFREIALGERKPGWVEVKSGLQAGEEIITEGVGKLFDGALIRRMAPENAGAAASASTSGSVR; encoded by the coding sequence ATGTCTCGCGGCGTTTTCTGGTTCTGGTTGATACTTGTCGTAATCACCGTAGCGGTGCTGGCGACCATCGCCTTTCGATTTCTCGGCGGCGGCGGCGGATTTGATCCGTCCAAGGTCCCTCAGCCCGTGCAAACGGCCCGCGTCTCGCCCCGTGCGTGGGATATTACCTATACGGCGCAAGGAAGCATTGAAGCCGACAACCGCGTGGATCTGAACGCCGAAACGCCGGGAACGGTCGCGCGCATTGCCTTTGTAGAGGGTCAGCCCATCGTCAAGGGTCAGCCCCTGATTTATCTGCGGGCGGACAAGCAGGCCGCGCAAAGCGCCGAGGCGCTGGCGGGCGCTCAGGCCGCGCAAACCGCAATTATAAGTCGCGATGCGGATTTGCGCGCATCGCGGGCGAATCTGGAGGCGGCGCGCGCCGCGTTCGCCTTATCGGAGTCAGAATTCAAGCGCTATGACGCGTTGCGCCGACAGGACTTTATATCGGATCTGGAGCTGGAACAGAAGCGCGCCGCTTACGACAGCCAGCGCGCGCGTTTTCAGGCGGCGCAAGACGATGTGTCCCGCGCACAGGCGCAAGTCTCCGAAACCCGTTCGCAGCAGGCTCAAGCGCGCGCGCGACTGGGCTATAACCGCGTATTGTCCTCTGAGACCATCGTGCGGGCTCCTTTTAGCGGGGTGGTGGGGCAAAAATACGTCGATTTGGGCGATTACGTCATGCTCACCGAAAAGCTCGCCACCGTGGTCGACAATCGCCGTATGAAAATTGCTTTTGACGCGCCGGAGCGCTTCTTGCCCTGGCTGAAAGAAGGCCGTCCCGTGGCTGTTACGGTCGGCGAGTCTTCTCAATCGCCTGCGCTCAGCGCGCGCGTGGCCTTCGTTTCGCCCACAGTCAACCCTGCCACCCACACAGTACTGATTAAAGCCGTTATTGAAGATGCCGGGGCCGCTGCGCTCCGCGACGGACAGTTCGCCCGCGCCCTGCTCACGCTCTATAACGAGCCCCAGGCGTTGGTGATTCCCGAACAGGCCGCCGTGCCGCAGGGCGAGAAATTTTTTGTCTATGTCGCCAAAGGCGATCGCGCCCAGTTTCGGGAAATCGCTCTGGGTGAGCGAAAGCCCGGCTGGGTCGAGGTGAAATCCGGTTTGCAGGCGGGCGAAGAGATTATTACCGAGGGCGTCGGCAAGCTGTTTGACGGCGCGTTGATTCGACGCATGGCCCCTGAGAATGCTGGCGCAGCGGCCTCTGCCTCGACTTCAGGAAGCGTGCGCTAA
- a CDS encoding metallophosphoesterase, with product MGTFGAYSAAKKTVTSAPPPVASFIAFGDSGSGLSPQRQLAAQMLAQYVRAPFTTALVLGDIIYETGDIRKYGAARYRDVYAPLMDKGVQFRPVLGNHDVLLGFKPAMLTFYGMPGRYYQFRQGPVAFFAIDTNITHDALQRQWLDKALAASDAPWKVVYGHHPLYSSGEHGASADLQRWLQPVFRQHGVALYLCGHDHDYERMGPIEGVTYIVSGGGGASLRKFSNRLAPQSQARARAYHFLRGEATPQALSVSAIGLDGQVLDAFTLRAAPVALPKPTHKPAAPKKAVGSGAK from the coding sequence TTGGGAACGTTTGGCGCCTACTCCGCCGCCAAAAAAACCGTGACCAGCGCGCCGCCGCCCGTTGCGTCCTTTATCGCTTTTGGCGACTCAGGCTCCGGATTGTCGCCTCAGCGCCAGCTGGCCGCTCAGATGCTGGCTCAATACGTCCGCGCGCCCTTTACGACGGCGCTGGTTCTGGGCGATATCATTTATGAGACGGGCGATATCCGAAAATACGGCGCGGCGCGCTATCGAGACGTGTATGCGCCTCTCATGGACAAAGGCGTCCAGTTCCGGCCTGTCTTGGGCAATCACGACGTTTTGCTGGGCTTTAAGCCTGCGATGCTCACGTTTTACGGGATGCCAGGGCGTTATTATCAGTTTCGCCAAGGGCCGGTCGCCTTCTTTGCGATCGACACGAATATCACCCATGACGCGCTTCAGCGACAATGGCTCGACAAGGCGCTGGCCGCCAGCGATGCGCCATGGAAAGTCGTTTACGGCCATCATCCCCTGTACTCGTCGGGAGAGCATGGCGCCAGCGCCGATCTTCAGCGGTGGTTGCAGCCGGTGTTTCGTCAACATGGCGTTGCGCTGTACTTGTGCGGACACGATCACGATTACGAGCGTATGGGACCCATTGAAGGCGTGACGTATATTGTTTCAGGCGGCGGCGGCGCCTCGCTCCGAAAATTTTCCAATCGCCTTGCGCCTCAGTCGCAGGCGCGCGCGCGCGCCTACCACTTTTTGCGGGGAGAGGCGACGCCTCAGGCCTTAAGCGTCAGCGCGATCGGTCTGGATGGACAGGTCCTGGACGCGTTCACCTTGCGCGCCGCGCCTGTCGCCCTGCCAAAGCCAACTCACAAGCCGGCTGCGCCTAAAAAAGCAGTTGGCTCAGGCGCGAAATAA
- the nusB gene encoding transcription antitermination factor NusB gives MKARHVARELALLALFQRERHGALPAPATDSADCAEGETIQDLIQDAVRALSDQAQGQIREAVEALAIAADEIARLEQEHPDNLQTSLETPAEPVALPTTRVVYDHLTSVLQAARMLGEALRIPELSAHAASESVRSYASQLIDVACAHRDEIDAALEAASEEWKVSRMARMDRNILRLALAEMRYIDGVDAGVSIDEAVQFAREFSTPDSYRFINGVLGQLAQDPAAAQQTPEPEAPLGGDVGGDV, from the coding sequence ATGAAAGCCCGTCACGTTGCCCGCGAACTCGCTCTGTTAGCCCTGTTTCAGAGGGAGCGCCATGGCGCGCTGCCCGCGCCTGCGACTGACTCGGCGGACTGCGCTGAGGGCGAGACGATTCAGGATCTGATTCAGGACGCTGTCCGCGCGCTCAGCGATCAGGCGCAAGGCCAAATTCGCGAAGCGGTTGAAGCTCTGGCCATCGCCGCCGATGAAATCGCGCGCCTGGAGCAGGAGCATCCCGATAACCTGCAAACGTCGCTGGAGACGCCAGCAGAGCCTGTGGCGCTGCCCACAACGCGTGTTGTGTACGATCATCTGACATCCGTCTTACAGGCGGCGCGGATGCTGGGCGAAGCCCTGCGAATCCCGGAATTGTCCGCCCATGCGGCCTCGGAATCGGTCCGATCGTACGCCTCGCAACTGATCGACGTCGCCTGCGCGCATCGCGACGAAATCGACGCTGCGCTGGAAGCGGCGAGCGAAGAATGGAAAGTGTCGCGCATGGCCCGTATGGACCGTAATATTTTACGTCTGGCGCTGGCCGAAATGCGCTATATCGACGGGGTAGACGCGGGCGTTTCGATTGACGAAGCCGTGCAGTTCGCGCGCGAATTTTCGACGCCAGACAGTTATCGCTTTATTAACGGCGTGCTGGGCCAGTTGGCGCAAGATCCGGCCGCGGCCCAACAAACGCCTGAGCCCGAGGCGCCTCTTGGCGGAGACGTCGGCGGGGATGTTTAA
- the ffh gene encoding signal recognition particle protein, whose translation MFDALSERLQGVFDSFRGEKTLTPENMESALREIRRALLEADVNLRVVKSFLSRVKDRAEGEAVLKTLNPSQQLVKIVHDELVALLGGERQPLDIQTGDPPLMMLFGLQGSGKTTTAAKLALKLRREGHRPLLIAADVYRPAAIDQLVTLGAQIGIPTHSLNDSTDVQAIVRSGIDRARAEDLRPVIIDTAGRLQADASMMAELLLLERVFKPAEKLLVVDAMTGQEAVAVAETFNAQLALTGLAMTKMDGDARGGAALSVASVTGKPIKLIGVSEKPDGLEDFHPDRLATRILGMGDVLTLVEKAQQAVNAEDAKRLEKQFRKQTFSFEDFRNLQKQMKLLGSFDQILGMLPIPGLDKSMRQQLAQGGEQQMKRIDAMIASMTPAERQTPDLLSAQGRVRRIAKGCGMPEPEVRQFLKQFEQMKQVMKAMTQMGDAVKSGKAPAGGFKLPGMGGMKPGSLKSDAFKPEKKKRKKSGLFASLDGQIPASPSGEPSDKKPPFLL comes from the coding sequence ATGTTTGACGCGCTGTCGGAACGATTACAGGGCGTTTTCGATTCGTTTCGCGGCGAGAAGACCCTGACGCCTGAAAATATGGAAAGCGCCCTGCGCGAAATCCGCCGCGCGCTGTTGGAAGCTGACGTCAACCTGCGCGTGGTCAAGAGCTTTCTGTCGCGCGTGAAAGACCGCGCCGAAGGCGAGGCCGTTCTAAAAACCCTGAATCCGTCGCAACAACTGGTGAAGATTGTCCACGACGAACTGGTGGCGCTGCTGGGCGGCGAACGTCAGCCGCTGGATATACAGACCGGCGATCCGCCGCTGATGATGTTGTTTGGCCTGCAAGGCTCAGGCAAAACCACGACGGCAGCCAAGCTGGCGCTCAAGCTGCGCCGGGAAGGGCATCGCCCCTTGCTGATTGCCGCCGACGTGTATCGTCCGGCCGCAATCGATCAGTTGGTCACGCTGGGCGCCCAGATTGGGATTCCGACGCATAGTCTGAACGACTCGACGGATGTACAAGCGATCGTACGCAGCGGCATCGACCGCGCGCGCGCCGAAGACTTACGGCCGGTGATCATCGACACCGCCGGTCGCCTACAGGCGGACGCTTCGATGATGGCGGAACTGCTGCTGCTGGAGCGCGTTTTCAAGCCGGCGGAAAAACTACTGGTCGTCGATGCGATGACCGGTCAGGAAGCCGTCGCCGTAGCAGAGACCTTCAATGCCCAACTGGCGTTGACCGGTCTGGCCATGACCAAAATGGACGGCGACGCGCGGGGCGGCGCAGCCCTATCGGTTGCCAGCGTCACGGGCAAACCCATCAAGCTGATTGGCGTCAGCGAAAAGCCGGATGGTCTGGAAGATTTCCACCCGGATCGACTGGCGACCCGCATTCTGGGGATGGGCGACGTGCTCACGCTGGTGGAAAAGGCTCAGCAGGCCGTCAACGCCGAAGACGCCAAGCGCCTTGAAAAGCAATTCCGCAAGCAGACCTTCTCGTTTGAGGATTTTCGCAATCTGCAGAAGCAGATGAAGCTGCTCGGGTCGTTTGATCAGATTCTGGGGATGCTGCCCATTCCCGGGCTGGATAAATCGATGCGCCAGCAATTGGCGCAAGGCGGCGAACAACAAATGAAGCGCATTGACGCGATGATCGCCAGCATGACGCCCGCCGAACGCCAAACCCCGGATCTACTGTCAGCCCAGGGCCGCGTACGACGCATCGCCAAAGGCTGCGGGATGCCTGAACCTGAGGTTCGTCAGTTCCTCAAACAATTTGAACAAATGAAACAAGTCATGAAGGCGATGACGCAAATGGGCGACGCCGTTAAATCTGGCAAAGCGCCCGCCGGCGGCTTCAAACTGCCCGGAATGGGTGGCATGAAGCCGGGGAGCCTCAAGTCTGATGCCTTCAAACCTGAAAAAAAGAAACGCAAGAAGAGCGGCTTATTTGCGTCGCTGGATGGCCAGATACCCGCATCGCCGTCTGGCGAGCCCTCAGACAAGAAGCCGCCGTTTCTGCTGTAA
- a CDS encoding YIP1 family protein translates to MSESSASSSSNAPLLDAFYNGLFHPVREYRRISERPTNALLLEGGAFILLTSAMAPVVGALWEGGNPRALLWEVPLNTVIGALIWLAMGGILSMLAYAFTGESRLRAFLILSALSTLPWWLMGPLVLLKNGLGAVGDSVGVLAGLFIWLWSALLFCLAVGVAFRLSLERTLVVLAAPFAFAGVALCWALGFISRLSQLLF, encoded by the coding sequence ATGAGCGAATCTTCGGCGTCCTCGTCTTCTAACGCCCCCCTGCTTGACGCGTTTTATAACGGGCTGTTTCATCCGGTGCGAGAATACCGGCGCATTAGCGAGCGCCCTACCAACGCGCTCTTACTGGAAGGCGGCGCGTTTATCCTGCTCACGTCGGCCATGGCGCCGGTGGTGGGCGCCTTATGGGAAGGCGGCAATCCGCGCGCCCTGCTGTGGGAAGTGCCGTTGAACACAGTGATTGGCGCGTTGATTTGGCTCGCGATGGGCGGCATTTTGTCGATGCTGGCCTATGCCTTTACGGGAGAAAGCCGGCTTCGGGCATTTCTGATTCTGTCGGCTCTGTCGACGCTGCCTTGGTGGTTGATGGGACCGCTGGTTTTACTGAAAAACGGTCTCGGCGCCGTCGGCGACAGCGTAGGCGTACTGGCAGGGCTGTTCATCTGGCTGTGGAGCGCCCTGTTATTCTGTCTGGCCGTGGGCGTCGCCTTTCGTTTATCGCTGGAGCGAACGCTCGTCGTGCTGGCGGCACCGTTCGCGTTTGCGGGCGTGGCGTTATGCTGGGCGCTGGGCTTTATTTCGCGCCTGAGCCAACTGCTTTTTTAG
- the ftsY gene encoding signal recognition particle-docking protein FtsY, translating to MFNWLKPKASSPEQVTAPILDAPPQEASPALSPFARLKQALAATGRSLWGGAQTLIDADRGLDEDALDAIEETLLRADVGLETTLALLEPLRRQEVSPRNDDELRDYLKTAFLTLLRPFESGADRALRPAALTIYLVTGVNGAGKTTFIGKLAHRLTQSGQRVVIGAGDTFRAAAENQLAIWAERAHAQLVRRDGADPASVVFEAIEEATRLGADAVILDTAGRLQNKYNLMEELRKIAAVIEKARPADSDLRALLVLDATTGQNALRQAEAFKEAVTLTGVVLTKLDGSSKGGVALSVAREFGLPVQWVGVGEKIDDLQPFNAEAFVEALFSDARAGREPAAGKTHV from the coding sequence ATGTTTAACTGGCTGAAACCCAAGGCGTCGTCGCCTGAACAGGTGACAGCGCCGATTCTGGATGCGCCGCCGCAGGAGGCGAGCCCCGCGTTATCGCCCTTTGCGCGCCTAAAACAAGCGCTGGCCGCCACAGGCCGCTCGCTCTGGGGCGGGGCCCAAACGCTTATCGACGCCGACCGCGGGCTGGACGAGGATGCGCTGGACGCCATTGAAGAAACCCTGCTGCGCGCCGACGTGGGCCTGGAAACGACGCTGGCGCTGTTAGAGCCGTTGCGCCGTCAAGAAGTATCGCCCCGAAATGACGACGAATTGCGCGATTACCTTAAAACAGCGTTTCTCACGCTTTTACGGCCGTTTGAATCGGGCGCTGATCGCGCTTTACGCCCCGCTGCGCTGACGATTTATCTGGTCACCGGCGTCAATGGAGCCGGAAAAACAACGTTTATCGGCAAGCTGGCGCATCGTCTGACGCAATCGGGGCAACGCGTGGTGATTGGCGCAGGCGATACGTTTCGCGCCGCCGCAGAAAATCAGCTCGCCATCTGGGCCGAGCGCGCTCATGCCCAGCTGGTGCGCCGCGACGGAGCGGACCCCGCCTCGGTCGTCTTTGAAGCAATTGAGGAGGCGACGCGCCTCGGCGCCGACGCCGTGATTCTGGACACGGCGGGGCGGCTTCAAAACAAATACAATCTGATGGAAGAATTACGCAAAATCGCAGCGGTCATCGAAAAAGCGCGGCCTGCCGACAGCGATTTGCGCGCCCTGCTGGTTCTGGACGCCACGACCGGGCAAAACGCCCTACGGCAGGCTGAAGCCTTTAAAGAAGCGGTAACGCTCACCGGCGTGGTGTTAACCAAACTCGACGGCTCTTCCAAAGGCGGCGTCGCCCTGAGCGTGGCGCGCGAATTTGGCTTGCCGGTGCAATGGGTGGGCGTGGGCGAAAAAATCGACGATTTACAGCCCTTTAACGCGGAAGCCTTTGTGGAAGCCCTGTTCAGCGATGCGCGCGCAGGACGCGAACCAGCCGCGGGGAAAACCCATGTTTGA